In Rutidosis leptorrhynchoides isolate AG116_Rl617_1_P2 chromosome 2, CSIRO_AGI_Rlap_v1, whole genome shotgun sequence, one genomic interval encodes:
- the LOC139892857 gene encoding uncharacterized protein, which translates to MVHESWFHGLWKNSKKHDNGPEKVRIGVLVFEVASVMSKLVHQWNALTDKQIMKLREEISASVGIKKLVSDDDDHVVDLICAEMLQNLDNASKVVTRLSKKCKDPVLKCYERAYDDLIKFGIDQYQWQFTWKKMNEKVKKMETFIMINANLYQEMENLTELEQILRRIKSDDDQDSITVVDYTKKMAWKQHEVKRLKEISLWNKTCDYVVLIMARSIFTIFARIGHVFGISHLLPPEIEETKILDSGLLHSSIDPGQNRNAIFSSGPLGGPIPRTNNVKKYYSGPLGNSITVSSSKRGNMNSFSGPIGKLTSKSGPLMRAAKTGLKWWQNRDSSSKIHGKSVTPNRMSTTNIAFSGCIMGDNVSSTKNRNGNQNATSSAACWQVQMGGSKPKRVDPPPETLGAVALSLHYANVIVVLEKLVASPHLIGHDARDDLYNMLPKNVKNALRVRLKPFAKSLEMATYDAGLAEEWTEAMLGILDWLSPLAHNMIRWQSERSFEHQSMVSRTNVLLVQTLYYANQEKIEATITELLVGLNYIWRFSREVNAKALLDCENGVNDYVNLV; encoded by the coding sequence ATGGTGCATGAGTCATGGTTCCATGGTTTATGGAAAAACTCAAAGAAACATGACAATGGTCCAGAAAAGGTGCGAATCGGCGTGTTAGTGTTTGAAGTCGCAAGTGTTATGTCTAAGCTAGTTCATCAATGGAATGCGTTAACCGATAAACAGATTATGAAATTGAGAGAAGAGATAAGTGCGTCGGTAGGTATTAAGAAGCTCGTTTCTGATGACGATGATCATGTAGTAGATTTAATATGTGCTGAGATGCTACAAAATTTGGATAACGCGTCGAAGGTTGTTACAAGGCTTTCAAAGAAATGTAAAGATCCAGTATTAAAATGTTATGAACGTGCGTATGATGATTTGATTAAGTTCGGTATTGATCAGTACCAATGGCAGTTTACATGGAAAAAGATGAACGAGAAGGTGAAAAAGATGGAAACTTTTATAATGATTAACGCGAATTTGTATCAAGAAATGGAAAATCTTACAGAACTTGAACAAATTTTGAGAAGAATAAAGAGTGATGATGATCAAGATAGTATAACCGTTGTGGACTATACAAAGAAAATGGCGTGGAAACAGCATGAAGTGAAACGTTTAAAGGAGATTTCGCTATGGAACAAGACTTGTGATTATGTTGTTCTTATTATGGCAAGATCGATATTTACAATTTTCGCTAGAATCGGGCATGTTTTTGGAATTAGTCACTTGTTACCTCCGGAAATTGAAGAAACTAAAATACTAGATTCCGGGTTACTTCATTCTTCCATTGACCCGGGTCAGAATAGGAATGCAATATTCTCCTCGGGCCCGTTGGGAGGCCCGATTCCAAGAACAAATAATGTGAAGAAATACTATTCGGGTCCACTTGGGAATTCAATCACTGTATCGAGCTCGAAACGTGGAAATATGAACTCTTTCTCGGGACCCATTGGGAAACTAACATCAAAGTCTGGACCTTTAATGCGGGCCGCTAAAACCGGGCTGAAATGGTGGCAAAACCGGGATAGTTCGTCAAAAATTCACGGTAAAAGCGTCACTCCTAATCGTATGAGTACTACTAATATTGCGTTTAGTGGATGCATAATGGGCGATAACGTTTCTTCAACTAAGAACCGCAATGGAAACCAAAACGCCACTTCTTCAGCTGCTTGTTGGCAGGTCCAAATGGGCGGGTCGAAACCTAAACGGGTTGATCCTCCTCCAGAAACGCTTGGTGCGGTTGCTTTATCACTGCATTACGCTAACGTAATCGTGGTTCTTGAAAAGCTAGTTGCATCACCGCACTTAATTGGTCACGATGCACGGGATGATTTATACAATATGTTACCTAAGAATGTTAAAAATGCTCTTCGGGTTAGGTTAAAACCATTTGCTAAAAGCTTGGAAATGGCTACTTATGATGCGGGTTTAGCAGAAGAATGGACCGAAGCAATGTTGGGAATTTTAGATTGGTTGTCTCCGCTTGCGCATAATATGATAAGATGGCAATCGGAACGTAGTTTTGAGCATCAAAGCATGGTTTCTAGAACGAACGTTCTTCTTGTACAAACGCTGTATTACGCGAATCAAGAAAAGATCGAAGCAACGATTACCGAGCTTCTTGTTGGTTTAAACTACATTTGGAGGTTTAGTAGAGAAGTGAATGCAAAAGCTTTGTTGGATTGTGAAAATGGTGTCAATGATTATGTAAACTTGGTGTAG